A part of Solibacillus sp. FSL H8-0538 genomic DNA contains:
- the putP gene encoding sodium/proline symporter PutP: MSDMSFQLLAIVIYMIAMLAIGWYAFKKTSNLTDYMLGGRGLGATVTALSAGAADMSGWLLMGLPGAIYLSGLVEVWIAIGLTIGAYLNWLLVAPRLRVYTQVTKDSITIPSFLDNRLRDNTKLLRIASGLIILVFFTFYVSSGMVSGGKFFESSFGYDYHTGLLVVSAVVVAYTLFGGFLAVSYTDVIQGLIMVITLIAVPVFGIFLTGGIGETINSIKQVDPELLTLLPASASAAAIISSVAWGLGYFGQPHIIVRFMAISSVKETKSARRIGIGWMIFSLLGAIATAFVGIAYFQQQGIELKDSETVFIVLGQILFHPFIAGIILAAILAAVMSTISSQLIVTSSALIEDIYKALFNKTATDTHYVFMGRMSVLVVSIIGAVIAWNPESSILGLVAFAWAGFGASFGPIILLSLFWSKLTNYGALAGMVSGAVVAFVWGKMENLTSMLYEIVPGFLVCLVVAVIVSLITYKPNKEIEEEFAETKRIMKEEQN; this comes from the coding sequence TGGTATGCATTTAAGAAGACTAGTAATTTAACAGATTATATGTTAGGTGGACGCGGACTTGGTGCGACTGTAACAGCTCTTAGCGCAGGGGCCGCAGACATGTCTGGTTGGCTACTAATGGGGTTACCAGGTGCTATTTATTTATCTGGTTTAGTAGAAGTTTGGATTGCGATTGGTTTAACTATTGGTGCTTATCTAAACTGGTTATTGGTAGCGCCGCGCTTACGTGTTTATACACAAGTAACGAAAGATTCGATTACAATTCCGAGTTTCTTAGATAACCGTCTGCGTGACAATACAAAATTACTACGTATTGCATCAGGGCTTATTATTTTAGTATTCTTTACGTTCTATGTATCATCAGGTATGGTATCCGGCGGGAAGTTCTTTGAAAGTTCATTCGGCTATGATTATCATACAGGATTACTAGTTGTATCCGCTGTTGTTGTAGCTTACACATTATTTGGTGGATTCTTAGCGGTTAGTTATACAGACGTTATTCAAGGCTTAATCATGGTAATCACGTTAATCGCTGTTCCTGTATTTGGGATATTCCTAACTGGTGGTATTGGTGAAACAATCAACTCAATTAAGCAAGTAGATCCTGAGCTATTAACATTACTTCCGGCATCGGCTTCTGCTGCTGCAATTATTTCTTCCGTTGCATGGGGCTTAGGTTACTTCGGTCAACCACATATTATCGTACGTTTTATGGCGATTAGCTCTGTAAAAGAAACGAAAAGTGCACGCCGCATCGGGATTGGCTGGATGATTTTCAGCTTACTTGGTGCCATTGCGACAGCATTTGTTGGCATTGCTTACTTCCAACAGCAAGGTATCGAACTAAAAGATAGCGAAACTGTATTTATCGTACTTGGTCAAATTTTATTCCACCCGTTCATTGCAGGGATTATACTTGCAGCTATTTTAGCAGCTGTAATGAGTACGATTTCTTCACAATTAATCGTAACATCTTCAGCTTTAATTGAAGATATTTATAAAGCTTTATTCAATAAAACAGCTACAGATACGCACTATGTATTCATGGGGCGAATGTCTGTACTTGTTGTATCAATCATTGGAGCAGTTATTGCTTGGAATCCAGAAAGCTCAATTTTAGGCTTAGTTGCATTTGCATGGGCAGGATTTGGTGCTTCATTCGGTCCAATTATATTACTTTCATTATTCTGGTCTAAACTAACAAACTATGGTGCATTAGCTGGAATGGTATCCGGAGCTGTAGTTGCCTTCGTTTGGGGGAAAATGGAAAACTTAACAAGTATGCTTTATGAAATTGTACCTGGCTTCTTAGTATGTTTAGTTGTAGCAGTGATCGTCAGCCTGATCACTTATAAACCAAACAAAGAAATTGAAGAAGAATTCGCTGAAACAAAACGCATTATGAAAGAAGAACAAAACTAA
- the gatB gene encoding Asp-tRNA(Asn)/Glu-tRNA(Gln) amidotransferase subunit GatB — protein sequence MNFETIIGLEVHVELKTNSKIFSSSPNHFGAEPNTNTSVIDLGYPGVLPVLNKNVVDYAIRAALALNMEIEQETKFDRKNYFYPDNPKAYQISQFDKPIGKNGWVDIEVDGYTKRIGITRLHMEEDAGKLSHADGYSLVDFNRQGTPLVEIVSEPDIRTPAEAYAYLEKVKSIIQYSGVSDVRMEEGSLRCDANISLRPYGQEQFGTKAELKNLNSFSFVRKGLEHEEIRQAQVLSSGGEIGQETRRFDEKTGKTILMRVKEGTDDYRYFPEPDLVHLSIDDAWLERVKAEIPELPDARRARYESELGLTPYDAAVLVVSKDISDFFDATVTAGADAKLAANWLMGDVSAYLKAEGKDLNETALTPENLAGMIKIISDGTISSKIAKKVFTELVANGGEATKIVKEKGLVQISDPEVIRGFVTTVLDADEKSVADFKDGKERALKALLGQIMKASKGQANPQLTNQILMEEINKR from the coding sequence ATGAACTTTGAAACGATTATTGGTTTAGAAGTACACGTTGAGTTAAAAACAAACTCTAAAATCTTCTCTTCATCACCTAACCATTTCGGTGCTGAGCCAAATACAAACACATCTGTAATCGACCTAGGTTACCCAGGCGTTTTACCTGTGTTAAACAAAAACGTAGTAGATTACGCTATACGTGCAGCACTTGCATTAAACATGGAAATCGAACAAGAAACAAAATTCGACCGTAAAAACTACTTCTATCCGGACAATCCGAAAGCTTACCAAATTTCACAATTTGATAAACCAATTGGTAAAAATGGCTGGGTTGATATCGAAGTAGACGGCTATACAAAACGTATCGGTATTACACGTCTTCATATGGAAGAAGATGCTGGTAAACTATCTCACGCAGATGGTTATTCACTTGTTGACTTCAACCGTCAAGGTACACCGTTAGTTGAAATCGTTTCTGAGCCAGACATCCGTACTCCTGCTGAAGCATATGCTTATCTTGAAAAAGTGAAATCAATCATTCAGTATTCAGGCGTTTCAGATGTACGTATGGAAGAAGGCTCATTACGTTGTGATGCCAACATTTCACTACGTCCATATGGTCAAGAACAATTCGGTACAAAAGCAGAGCTGAAAAACTTAAACTCATTCTCATTCGTTCGTAAAGGTCTTGAGCATGAAGAAATTCGACAAGCACAAGTTCTTTCTAGCGGTGGAGAAATTGGCCAAGAAACTCGTCGTTTTGATGAGAAAACTGGTAAAACAATTCTTATGCGTGTAAAAGAAGGTACGGATGATTACCGTTACTTCCCTGAACCAGACTTAGTACATCTTTCAATTGATGATGCGTGGTTAGAGCGTGTAAAAGCTGAAATTCCTGAGCTTCCAGATGCACGTAGAGCGCGTTATGAATCAGAACTTGGTTTAACGCCTTATGACGCAGCTGTACTTGTTGTAAGTAAAGACATATCTGATTTCTTTGATGCAACGGTAACTGCTGGTGCGGATGCGAAGTTAGCTGCCAACTGGTTAATGGGAGATGTTTCTGCGTACTTAAAAGCGGAAGGCAAGGACCTAAACGAGACAGCACTTACACCTGAAAACTTAGCTGGTATGATTAAAATAATCTCTGATGGTACGATTTCATCAAAAATCGCGAAAAAAGTCTTCACTGAGTTAGTGGCTAACGGCGGTGAAGCTACGAAAATCGTAAAAGAAAAAGGCTTAGTTCAAATTTCTGATCCTGAAGTGATTCGTGGTTTTGTTACGACTGTACTTGATGCAGACGAAAAATCAGTAGCTGACTTTAAAGATGGTAAAGAGCGTGCACTTAAAGCGCTACTTGGCCAAATTATGAAGGCTTCAAAAGGACAAGCAAATCCTCAACTGACAAACCAAATCCTTATGGAAGAAATTAATAAACGTTAA